The following is a genomic window from Armatimonadota bacterium.
GACTTCGAAGTTCGCATCGGGACTGGACGGTTGGACGAAGATCGGCGACGCGGATTCCACCCTGGTGCGAAAGTCCGACGCCGACGGAAGCGGCTACCTGCTCTACACAGACGGAGCGAGCGGGACCGCCGACTACTTCGTGGCCCCGTCAAAGTTCCGCGGGAATCTGAGCGCCTATGACGCGATAACCTTCGACTGCCGATCGTTCTCCGGCGACGATCCGGACCCAACTCACATCCGGCTCTACAGCGGCTCGCAGTACTACCAGTGGGCCAACACGGAGCGGGTGACTGACAACGGCCAGTGGGAGCAGTTGACCGCATCACTTAGGGACGCCGACTTGTGGACTGCGGGCGGAGGCGCGACGGAGGCCTTCGCCAGTTTCATCACCCACATAACGGCAGTTCACCTCTGCGCGGACGTCTGCAGCGGGACGGAGAAGATGGGTCTGGACAACTTCTCCCTTGCGGAGTACGAGACGCTCGACGGGGCACCTGCGGTGAGCACGTTCGACTCGGGGCGCGACGGCTGGACGGTTGACGCCGACGGAGATGCGGGATGGGACAACCACGGTTTCGTCAGCGGCACGGACCTGAGCACCGGCGGCACATGGTACTTCTGCGCCCCGGCAGAGTTCCTCGGGGACAAGTTGCTCTGCTACCGCGGCACCCTTCAGTTCGATCTGAAGCAGGAGAAGGTTGACAACCCGTTCGACCGAGAAGAGGTAGTGCTTGCCGGCGCCGGACTCACGCTGGTGATGGACTACGCGTCGGCCTCGCATCCGAACGCGGCGTGGACGCATTACACCTTGCCGCTGAACGAGTACGCCGGATGGGTCAAGGCGTCCACCGGGCTGGCCCCGACCTCCGGCGAGTTCATGGCCGTGCTCTCGTCTCTGACCAGCCTGCGGATTCGGGGCGAGTACAGGTCGGGCGCCGACAAGGCCTGGCTCGACAACGTGGCGATGACACTCGCGGAAGCCGTCCCTGTCGGCAGCCTAGCCGAGACCGGCGGCCTCCCGGACGGGACGACGATCAGCATAGGCAACGCGGCAGTCGCATCGGCCGCCTCGACGACCTTCTCGAACGGAAGCTACTACATCGAGGAACGGGACAGGAGTTCGGGCATCAAGGTATTGCCTGAACCCGGCCTCGGCACTGTGGCCGAGGGAGACATGGTTACGGGCGCGGGCATGCTGAGGACTGATGCGAACGGAGAACGATACATCTCGCTCACATCGGTCAGCGCGAACCCCGGCTCACCTGTGCGTCCGCTGCTGCTCACTAACAAGTCGCTGACGGACGGAGTCAACTCCATCGGCCTTCTCGTCACCCTCTACGGCAAGATCGTCTACACGGACCCCGCGCCGAACGGGCCGCGCTATCTGTACATAGACGATGGAAGCAGAGTAGCGCTGGAATCGCAGACGGGAGTGAGAGTCGTACTGGACGGACTCACTGCGCCTATTACCAGGGGCTTGGGCTGCGAAGCGCTTTTCGTAACAGGGCTGATATCCCTCGCGCAAGGCGAGTACGGTACCGTCCCGGTCATACGCCCGAGGAGCAACGACGACATCGTGACGGTCGGGGACAGACTGCCTCCGTCGGCGCCGTCCGACCTCTCCTGCACGGTGATCTCAGCGGCCCAGGTCAACCTGACGTGGATTGGCTCGAGCGACAACGTGGGCGTCGCGGGCTATCGCATATACCGCAACGGAATCCAGATAGGCACGACGAGCGAAACGTCCTTCGCCGATACCACGTGCCAGGCCGACGCCATCTACCTCTACCAAGTGACTGCTTACGATACGGAGGGCAACGAGTCCGTATCGAGCAACAGTGTCGGCATCGCGGTCCCGCCGCATCTGGAGATCACACTGGACAACCCGAGCGCGGAGTTCACGGGAACGTGGCAACTCGGCACGACCGCGAGCGGCAAGTATGGAGCCGACTACAGGTGGGCCTACTCGGCAGCGACCCAGACAGCCACCGCGACGTGGCGGCCGACGATCAGCATCGCGGGGTACTACAGGGTCTACGTCTGGTACTC
Proteins encoded in this region:
- a CDS encoding metallophosphoesterase, yielding MCKTISRLLCTAVLIALLSASASAERFRVIALPDTQNYSEFHPGIFIEQTNWVKSNVASLNIAFVTHLGDVVNEGWKDAQWANALTAMNVLKGQVPFGLCPGNHDLRSVDPDTYDSTKFVTNFGASYFAGYSWYRGASPSGFSSYQIVTAGGYDLLFLHMTCDSPDSEITWAKSVLSEHSGTPTIVTTHEYLTSSQRDRFNTIPGRNSGESVWNKLIRQYDQIFAVLCGHVFSPDGWHRQISANNAGRKVYEMMSDYQDIGNGWLRILLFDTATGDLSVTTYSTHLDSYMNDSGNKFTYNVGIGERFSPGITARSLKPKVTSKFASGLDGWTKIGDADSTLVRKSDADGSGYLLYTDGASGTADYFVAPSKFRGNLSAYDAITFDCRSFSGDDPDPTHIRLYSGSQYYQWANTERVTDNGQWEQLTASLRDADLWTAGGGATEAFASFITHITAVHLCADVCSGTEKMGLDNFSLAEYETLDGAPAVSTFDSGRDGWTVDADGDAGWDNHGFVSGTDLSTGGTWYFCAPAEFLGDKLLCYRGTLQFDLKQEKVDNPFDREEVVLAGAGLTLVMDYASASHPNAAWTHYTLPLNEYAGWVKASTGLAPTSGEFMAVLSSLTSLRIRGEYRSGADKAWLDNVAMTLAEAVPVGSLAETGGLPDGTTISIGNAAVASAASTTFSNGSYYIEERDRSSGIKVLPEPGLGTVAEGDMVTGAGMLRTDANGERYISLTSVSANPGSPVRPLLLTNKSLTDGVNSIGLLVTLYGKIVYTDPAPNGPRYLYIDDGSRVALESQTGVRVVLDGLTAPITRGLGCEALFVTGLISLAQGEYGTVPVIRPRSNDDIVTVGDRLPPSAPSDLSCTVISAAQVNLTWIGSSDNVGVAGYRIYRNGIQIGTTSETSFADTTCQADAIYLYQVTAYDTEGNESVSSNSVGIAVPPHLEITLDNPSAEFTGTWQLGTTASGKYGADYRWAYSAATQTATATWRPTISIAGYYRVYVWYSQGTNRSIKAPYTITYEGGQQTVLVNQQAGGGQWVEIGTKRFAAGTAGCVTLGNGTAEASNIVVIADAVRFVLVSMDLTRPTIPTGFTATASGPTTIYLSWTAATDNIGVAGYKIYRGGTYTGYSTATNFTDTGLTPNTTYSYQVSAYDAAGNESVRSATRTATTPAN